In Gossypium hirsutum isolate 1008001.06 chromosome D06, Gossypium_hirsutum_v2.1, whole genome shotgun sequence, one genomic interval encodes:
- the LOC107901877 gene encoding F-box protein At5g46170, with translation MCPVRSDPIHRFHSLPLDHFDRLPDSLLLLIFNKIGDVKALGRCCLVSRRFHSLVPQVDNVLVRVDCVISDDDSSPSSSSSDKSRPAGPFSNFLRLVFGGIVKPLQALGQFLGPKRSLLNETVNAPSSSSSVGRGADDDDAEMGQAGVTHHSPTQVLRNFSEIRFLRIELPSGELGIDDGVLLKWRADFGSTLDNCIILGAASVINDVHSQVSEYGNDGFCSNNSITGNGDDNGSIPESFYTNGGLKLRVVWTISSLIAASARHYLLQPIIAEHRTLDTLVLTDADGQGVLRMNRDQLEELRVKPLSASSASKRTQVPALNMRLWYAPHLELPNGVVLKGATLVAIRPSEQSASRKEVSDASWLSTAFEEPYGTAAKMLIKRRTYCLEMNSF, from the coding sequence ATGTGTCCGGTTCGTTCAGATCCCATCCACAGATTCCACTCCCTGCCACTCGATCACTTCGACCGTCTTCCCGACTCTCTCCTTCTTTTAATCTTCAACAAGATCGGCGACGTTAAAGCTCTCGGCCGATGCTGCCTTGTCTCCCGTCGTTTCCATTCCCTCGTCCCTCAAGTTGATAACGTTCTCGTTCGTGTCGATTGTGTCATCTCCGACGACGATTCTTCCCCCTCTTCCTCATCCTCCGACAAGTCACGTCCCGCCGGTCCCTTCTCCAACTTCTTGCGTCTCGTCTTCGGAGGCATTGTTAAACCCCTTCAAGCTTTGGGTCAATTCCTCGGCCCTAAACGCTCCCTTCTCAATGAAACGGTTAACGCCCCTTCCTCTTCCTCATCCGTCGGTCGCGGCgctgatgatgatgatgccgaAATGGGCCAAGCTGGTGTCACCCACCATTCCCCTACTCAAGTGCTTAGAAATTTCAGCGAGATTCGTTTCCTCCGAATCGAATTACCCAGCGGCGAGTTAGGAATTGACGATGGAGTTCTGTTGAAATGGAGAGCAGATTTCGGATCAACCCTTGATAACTGCATCATCCTTGGAGCTGCCTCCGTTATTAATGACGTGCATTCGCAAGTATCGGAGTATGGCAACGATGGGTTTTGCAGCAACAATAGCATTACCGGCAACGGTGATGATAATGGGAGTATTCCAGAGTCGTTTTATACCAATGGAGGCTTGAAATTAAGGGTTGTTTGGACGATTAGTTCGTTAATCGCAGCATCAGCAAGGCATTACTTACTTCAACCGATAATTGCTGAGCATAGGACGCTGGATACCTTGGTTTTAACCGATGCGGATGGACAAGGGGTGCTTCGTATGAACAGGGATCAGCTTGAGGAGTTGAGAGTCAAGCCATTATCGGCTTCTTCAGCTTCCAAAAGGACGCAGGTGCCGGCATTGAATATGAGGCTTTGGTATGCCCCTCATTTGGAATTGCCAAACGGGGTTGTATTAAAAGGTGCTACTTTAGTTGCAATTAGGCCCAGTGAGCAATCTGCTTCTAGAAAAGAGGTCTCCGATGCTTCTTGGTTATCAACTGCTTTCGAAGAGCCTTATGGGACTGCTGCGAAGATGCTGATTAAGAGAAGGACGTATTGTTTGGAGATGAACTCCTTTTGA